The following proteins come from a genomic window of Citrobacter europaeus:
- the lpxK gene encoding tetraacyldisaccharide 4'-kinase, whose translation MIARIWSGESPLWRLLLPLSWLYGLVSGGIRLCYKLGIKRAWRAPVPVVVVGNLTAGGNGKTPVVIWLVEQLRQRGIRVGVVSRGYGGKAPAYPLLLTADTTTAEAGDEPVLIAQRTGVPVAVSPVRSDAVKAILAQHDVQIIVTDDGLQHYRLARDVEIVVIDGERRFGNGWWLPAGPMRERAGRLKSVDATIVNGGVAQPGEIPMRLEPGLAVNLRTGERRDVAQLTNIVAMAGIGHPPRYFATLQACGASIQKSIALADHQSLTYSDVSAFVDAGQTLVMTEKDAVKCRAFADENWWYLPVDAHLSGDRPDVLLDNLISLTR comes from the coding sequence ATGATCGCTCGAATCTGGTCTGGTGAGTCGCCGCTGTGGCGACTGTTACTCCCACTCTCCTGGTTGTATGGCCTGGTGAGTGGCGGGATCCGTTTATGCTACAAGCTTGGGATTAAACGCGCGTGGCGTGCGCCAGTACCGGTTGTGGTGGTCGGAAACCTTACCGCCGGCGGCAATGGCAAAACACCGGTGGTGATTTGGCTGGTTGAACAACTACGGCAACGTGGGATCCGCGTGGGCGTGGTGTCGCGTGGTTATGGCGGGAAAGCGCCTGCTTATCCGCTGTTGCTGACCGCTGATACTACTACCGCAGAAGCGGGCGATGAACCGGTGCTGATCGCCCAACGTACCGGCGTGCCGGTGGCGGTATCCCCGGTAAGATCGGATGCGGTAAAAGCCATTTTGGCCCAACATGACGTGCAGATTATTGTGACAGACGATGGTCTACAGCACTATCGTCTGGCGCGAGATGTTGAAATCGTGGTTATTGATGGCGAACGTCGGTTTGGCAATGGCTGGTGGCTTCCCGCTGGTCCTATGCGGGAGCGCGCAGGTCGGCTTAAATCGGTTGATGCGACTATCGTTAACGGTGGCGTTGCGCAGCCAGGGGAAATCCCTATGCGACTTGAACCGGGGCTGGCCGTTAATTTACGCACGGGTGAACGCCGCGATGTGGCGCAGTTGACCAATATTGTCGCCATGGCGGGCATTGGCCACCCACCGCGTTATTTTGCCACGCTGCAAGCGTGTGGTGCCAGCATACAAAAAAGCATTGCGCTGGCAGACCATCAGTCTCTGACCTACAGTGACGTCAGTGCGTTTGTAGACGCCGGACAAACGCTGGTAATGACGGAAAAAGATGCGGTTAAGTGCCGGGCATTTGCCGATGAAAACTGGTGGTATTTACCTGTTGACGCTCATTTGTCAGGCGATCGGCCTGATGTGTTGTTGGATAACTTAATCTCGCTGACTCGCTAA
- the cmoM gene encoding tRNA uridine 5-oxyacetic acid(34) methyltransferase CmoM, whose amino-acid sequence MRDRNFDDIAEKFSRNIYGTTKGQLRQTILWQDLDKLLAGYAGQTLRVLDAGGGEGQTAILMAQRGHHVTLCDLSAEMVARAQRAAEEQGVSDNMHFIHCAAQDIPQHLDSQVDLILFHAVLEWVADPQAVLKTLWSMLRPGGALSLMFYNANGLLMRNVLVGNFGYVQQGMYKKKRRTLSPDFPRDPQQVYGWLEEIGWEITGKTGVRVFHDYLRDKQKQHDCFDALTEIETRYCRQEPFISLGRYIHVTARKPQMQG is encoded by the coding sequence ATGCGGGACCGCAATTTTGATGACATTGCAGAGAAGTTTTCCCGTAACATTTACGGCACCACCAAAGGTCAGCTTCGTCAGACGATCCTCTGGCAGGATTTGGACAAACTTCTTGCCGGCTACGCGGGTCAAACATTGCGTGTGCTTGATGCGGGTGGCGGAGAAGGGCAGACAGCTATTCTGATGGCGCAGCGGGGCCATCACGTTACCTTGTGCGATCTTTCTGCTGAGATGGTGGCGCGAGCGCAACGGGCGGCAGAAGAGCAAGGTGTGAGCGACAACATGCATTTTATACATTGTGCCGCTCAGGACATCCCACAGCATTTGGATTCTCAGGTTGATCTGATATTGTTTCATGCTGTGCTGGAATGGGTGGCCGACCCGCAAGCCGTCTTAAAAACACTGTGGTCGATGTTACGCCCGGGCGGTGCTTTATCGCTGATGTTCTACAATGCAAACGGTCTGTTGATGCGTAATGTGTTGGTCGGTAATTTCGGCTATGTACAGCAGGGAATGTATAAAAAGAAACGGCGCACGTTGTCTCCCGATTTTCCGCGCGACCCTCAGCAGGTCTATGGCTGGCTGGAGGAGATTGGCTGGGAGATAACCGGTAAAACGGGCGTGAGGGTGTTTCATGATTATCTGCGTGATAAACAAAAACAGCATGACTGTTTTGACGCTTTAACAGAAATAGAAACGCGCTATTGTCGCCAGGAGCCGTTTATCAGCCTTGGACGTTATATTCATGTCACCGCGCGCAAACCGCAGATGCAAGGATAA
- a CDS encoding YcbJ family phosphotransferase: MEQLRAELSHLLGEKLSRIECVNEKADTALWSLYDSQGNPMPLMARSFTTPGMAQQLAWKTSMLARSGTVRMPVIYGVLTHEEHPGPDVLLLERLRGVPVEAPARTPERWEHLKDQIVEGLLSWHRQDSRGCVGMVDNTQENIWPSWYRQRVEVLWTTLNQFNNTGLTMQDKRILFRTRECLPALFEGFNDNCVLIHGNFSLRSMLKDARSDQLLAMVGPGLMLWAPREYELFRLMDNALAESLLWQYLQRAPVAESFIWRRWLYVLWDEVAQLVNTGRFNRSNFDLATKSLLPWLA, encoded by the coding sequence ATGGAACAGTTGCGTGCCGAACTCAGCCATCTGTTGGGTGAAAAACTCAGTCGTATAGAATGCGTGAATGAAAAAGCGGATACGGCCCTGTGGTCGCTGTATGACAGCCAGGGAAATCCGATGCCGCTGATGGCGAGGAGTTTCACCACGCCGGGTATGGCGCAGCAGCTGGCATGGAAAACCTCCATGCTGGCGCGCAGTGGTACGGTTCGAATGCCCGTCATTTATGGGGTCTTAACGCACGAGGAGCATCCCGGTCCTGATGTGCTGCTGCTTGAGCGTCTACGCGGCGTACCAGTGGAAGCGCCAGCCCGAACGCCTGAACGCTGGGAACATTTGAAAGATCAGATAGTAGAAGGTCTGCTGTCATGGCATCGGCAGGATAGCCGTGGCTGCGTGGGAATGGTGGATAACACGCAAGAGAATATCTGGCCATCCTGGTATCGTCAGCGCGTTGAGGTGCTGTGGACTACGCTAAATCAGTTCAACAATACCGGGCTGACGATGCAGGATAAGCGGATCCTGTTTCGCACCCGTGAGTGTTTGCCCGCCTTATTTGAAGGGTTCAATGATAATTGTGTGCTGATCCACGGTAATTTCAGTTTACGTAGCATGCTCAAAGACGCCCGCAGCGATCAGCTTCTGGCGATGGTGGGACCGGGGTTGATGCTGTGGGCGCCAAGAGAATATGAACTGTTTCGCCTGATGGATAATGCGCTGGCCGAAAGCCTGCTTTGGCAGTACCTGCAACGCGCGCCAGTGGCGGAGTCATTTATCTGGCGGCGCTGGTTGTACGTGTTATGGGATGAGGTCGCGCAACTGGTCAACACCGGACGTTTTAATCGCTCCAACTTTGACCTGGCGACAAAATCATTGCTGCCGTGGCTCGCCTGA
- the elyC gene encoding envelope biogenesis factor ElyC: MLFTLKKVIGGMMLPLPLMLLVMGIGLALVWFSRFQKTGKVCISLSWLALLLLSLQPVADSLLKPIEDSYPTWQDTQKVEYIVVLGGGYTWNPQWAPSSNLINNSLPRLNEGIRLWRANPGSKLIFTGAAAKSNNVSTAEAGARVAQSLGVPVDDIITLDQPKDTEEEAAAVKQAIGNAPFLLVTSASHLPRAMIFFQQAGLHPLPAPANQLAIDSPLNPWERAIPSPVWLMHSDRVGYETLGRIWQWLKGSEH; the protein is encoded by the coding sequence ATGCTTTTTACGCTGAAGAAAGTGATTGGCGGTATGATGCTGCCGCTTCCGTTGATGCTGCTTGTGATGGGCATCGGCCTGGCGCTGGTCTGGTTCAGCCGCTTTCAAAAAACGGGGAAAGTGTGTATTAGCCTGAGTTGGCTGGCGCTGTTACTTCTTAGCTTACAACCCGTCGCCGACAGTCTGCTGAAACCAATTGAGGACAGTTATCCAACATGGCAGGATACGCAAAAAGTGGAATACATTGTAGTGCTGGGCGGAGGGTATACCTGGAACCCGCAGTGGGCGCCAAGTTCTAACCTGATCAACAACAGCCTTCCGCGTCTGAATGAAGGTATTCGCCTCTGGCGTGCTAACCCGGGATCGAAGCTTATCTTTACCGGTGCTGCGGCAAAGAGCAATAACGTCAGTACTGCAGAAGCGGGAGCCCGCGTAGCGCAGTCGCTGGGGGTACCAGTCGATGACATCATCACCCTGGATCAACCCAAAGATACCGAAGAAGAAGCCGCAGCGGTAAAGCAGGCCATCGGCAACGCGCCGTTCCTGCTGGTAACCTCTGCCTCGCACTTGCCGCGTGCCATGATTTTCTTCCAGCAGGCCGGGCTACATCCGCTGCCAGCACCGGCCAATCAGTTAGCGATTGATTCACCGCTTAATCCGTGGGAGCGCGCAATTCCTTCACCTGTCTGGCTAATGCATAGCGATCGTGTGGGTTATGAAACCCTGGGACGCATCTGGCAGTGGCTAAAAGGATCGGAACATTGA
- the ycaR gene encoding protein YcaR has translation MDHRLLEIIACPVCNGKLWFNQEKQELICKLDNLAFPLRDGIPVLLETEARVLTADESKS, from the coding sequence ATGGATCATCGTCTGCTTGAAATCATTGCCTGCCCGGTATGCAATGGCAAACTCTGGTTTAACCAGGAAAAACAGGAACTGATTTGTAAACTGGATAACCTTGCTTTCCCACTGCGTGATGGTATTCCCGTTTTACTGGAAACTGAAGCCCGCGTTCTGACTGCTGATGAGAGTAAATCATGA
- the msbA gene encoding lipid A ABC transporter ATP-binding protein/permease MsbA produces the protein MHNDKDLSTWQTFRRLWPTIAPFKSGLIVAGIALILNAASDTFMLSLLKPLLDDGFGKTDRSVLLWMPLVVIGLMVLRGFTSYVSSYCISWVSGKVVMTMRRRLFGHMMGMPVSFFDKQSTGTLLSRITYDSEQVASSSSGALITVVREGASIIGLFIMMFYYSWQLSLILIVLAPIVSVAIRIVSKRFRSISKNMQNTMGQVTTSAEQMLKGHKEVLIFGGQEVETKRFDKVSNKMRLQGMKMVSASSISDPIIQLIASLALAFVLYAASFPSVMENLTAGTITVVFSSMIALMRPLKSLTNVNAQFQRGMAACQTLFTILDSEQEKDEGTRVIERATGNLEFRNVTFTYPGREVPALRNINLNIPAGKTVALVGRSGSGKSTIASLITRFYDIDEGQILMDGHDLREYTLASLRDQVALVSQNVHLFNDTVANNIAYARTDLYSREQIEKAAQMAYAMDFINKMDNGLDTVIGENGVLLSGGQRQRIAIARALLRDSPILILDEATSALDTESERAIQAALDELQKNRTSLVIAHRLSTIEQADEIIVVEDGIIVERGTHSELIEQRGVYAQLHKMQFGQ, from the coding sequence ATGCATAACGATAAAGATCTCTCTACGTGGCAGACGTTTCGCCGACTATGGCCAACCATAGCGCCTTTTAAATCGGGTCTGATCGTGGCGGGTATAGCGTTAATACTTAACGCGGCCAGCGATACCTTCATGCTATCGCTCCTTAAGCCATTACTGGATGATGGTTTTGGTAAAACGGATCGCTCGGTGCTGCTGTGGATGCCGCTGGTGGTCATTGGACTAATGGTTCTCCGCGGCTTTACCAGCTATGTTTCTAGTTACTGCATCTCATGGGTGTCAGGCAAAGTGGTCATGACCATGCGTCGCCGCTTGTTTGGTCATATGATGGGTATGCCGGTCTCCTTTTTTGATAAGCAGTCTACAGGTACGCTGCTGTCACGTATTACCTATGATTCAGAGCAGGTAGCGTCCTCGTCTTCCGGCGCGCTGATCACCGTGGTACGTGAAGGGGCTTCAATTATTGGCCTGTTTATCATGATGTTTTATTACAGCTGGCAACTGTCGTTGATCCTGATTGTACTGGCGCCAATTGTTTCAGTGGCTATTCGTATAGTTTCTAAGCGCTTTCGTAGCATCAGTAAAAACATGCAAAACACCATGGGGCAGGTTACGACCAGTGCGGAGCAGATGCTAAAAGGGCACAAAGAAGTTCTGATTTTTGGTGGTCAGGAAGTCGAAACCAAGCGCTTCGATAAAGTCAGCAACAAGATGCGCTTGCAGGGCATGAAGATGGTTTCTGCCTCTTCTATCTCCGATCCTATCATCCAGCTGATCGCGTCTCTGGCGCTGGCCTTCGTGTTGTATGCAGCCAGCTTCCCAAGCGTGATGGAAAACCTGACAGCAGGGACAATTACGGTTGTCTTCTCGTCAATGATCGCGCTGATGCGTCCATTGAAATCGCTGACCAACGTCAACGCGCAGTTCCAGCGCGGTATGGCGGCATGCCAGACCTTATTTACGATTCTGGATAGCGAGCAGGAAAAAGACGAAGGTACACGCGTAATCGAACGTGCTACCGGTAATCTTGAGTTCCGCAACGTGACTTTCACCTATCCAGGACGTGAAGTGCCTGCGCTGCGCAACATCAACCTGAACATTCCAGCGGGCAAAACCGTTGCTTTGGTTGGGCGTTCGGGGTCAGGTAAATCCACCATCGCCAGCCTGATTACGCGCTTCTACGATATTGATGAAGGGCAGATCCTGATGGACGGACACGATCTACGCGAATATACCCTGGCATCCCTGCGCGATCAGGTTGCATTGGTTTCGCAGAATGTGCACCTGTTTAACGATACGGTTGCCAACAACATCGCCTATGCGCGTACCGATTTGTACAGCCGCGAGCAGATCGAAAAAGCGGCGCAAATGGCCTACGCCATGGATTTCATCAATAAGATGGACAATGGCCTCGATACGGTGATTGGCGAAAACGGCGTCCTGCTTTCCGGTGGTCAGCGCCAGCGTATCGCTATCGCGCGCGCCTTGTTGCGTGACAGTCCGATTCTGATCCTTGATGAAGCAACGTCGGCACTCGATACCGAATCTGAACGCGCGATTCAGGCTGCTCTGGATGAGTTACAGAAAAACCGTACTTCTCTGGTGATTGCCCACCGCCTTTCTACCATTGAACAGGCGGATGAAATCATCGTGGTGGAAGACGGTATTATTGTTGAGCGCGGAACCCATAGCGAGCTTATTGAGCAGCGTGGGGTGTATGCGCAATTACACAAAATGCAATTCGGTCAATGA
- a CDS encoding winged helix-turn-helix domain-containing protein, which produces MSLPRLSLTDARHLHLAAQGLLKKTRRRATPADILTTISRMSLLQIDTINIVARSPYLVLFSRLGDYSPQWLDDALQQGALMEYWAHEACFLPRSDFMLIRHRMLAPEKMGWKYKAAWMKEHAHEIEQLLQHIQHNGPVRSADFEHPRKGASGWWEWKPHKRHLEGLFTAGKVMVVERRNFQRVYDLTHRVMPHWDDERDLLSQEDAESAMLDNSARSLGIFREQWLADYYRLKRPALKNWCNVRAQQQQIIPVDVEGLGTLWLHSHFQPLLEQALAGKLTATHSAVLSPFDPVVWDRKRAEQLFDFSYRLECYTPAPKRQYGYFVLPLLHRGQLVGRMDAKMHRKTGVLDVISLWLQDGVKPGVTLQKGLFQAIDDFARWQQATRVTLGRYPEGLFADVRHGWEIDPAL; this is translated from the coding sequence ATGTCGTTGCCGCGTCTTTCTTTGACGGATGCCCGTCATCTTCACCTTGCCGCTCAAGGGCTGCTGAAAAAAACACGCCGTCGGGCAACCCCAGCAGATATTCTTACCACCATTTCTCGCATGTCGTTACTGCAAATCGATACCATCAATATTGTGGCGCGCAGCCCTTACCTGGTGCTGTTTAGTCGTTTGGGCGATTATTCCCCCCAGTGGCTGGATGACGCATTGCAGCAGGGCGCATTGATGGAATACTGGGCGCACGAGGCCTGCTTTTTGCCGCGCAGCGACTTTATGCTGATACGCCACCGCATGCTGGCCCCGGAGAAAATGGGCTGGAAATATAAAGCGGCATGGATGAAAGAACATGCGCATGAAATTGAGCAACTGCTCCAGCACATCCAACATAACGGACCAGTACGCTCTGCCGATTTTGAGCATCCGCGCAAGGGGGCCAGCGGCTGGTGGGAATGGAAGCCGCATAAGCGTCATCTTGAAGGGCTGTTCACTGCCGGGAAAGTCATGGTGGTGGAAAGGCGTAATTTCCAGCGAGTGTATGATCTAACCCATCGCGTCATGCCGCACTGGGATGATGAACGCGACCTGCTTTCGCAGGAGGATGCTGAAAGCGCCATGCTGGATAACAGCGCCCGTAGCCTGGGGATTTTTCGCGAACAGTGGCTGGCAGACTACTACCGTCTCAAGCGCCCGGCGCTAAAAAACTGGTGTAACGTGCGCGCGCAGCAGCAACAAATTATTCCTGTCGACGTCGAAGGGCTGGGAACCCTGTGGCTGCACAGTCACTTTCAGCCGCTGCTGGAGCAGGCGCTGGCGGGTAAATTAACGGCGACCCATAGCGCAGTATTATCGCCCTTTGATCCGGTGGTTTGGGATCGTAAACGGGCAGAACAGCTATTCGATTTTAGCTACCGGCTGGAATGTTATACACCGGCGCCGAAACGTCAGTATGGTTATTTCGTCCTGCCGTTGCTGCATCGCGGGCAATTAGTTGGGCGGATGGATGCCAAAATGCACCGCAAAACGGGCGTGCTGGATGTGATTTCATTGTGGTTACAGGATGGCGTCAAACCTGGGGTTACTCTGCAAAAAGGATTGTTTCAGGCGATTGATGATTTTGCCCGCTGGCAGCAGGCAACACGCGTGACGCTGGGACGCTATCCTGAAGGTTTATTTGCTGATGTACGCCATGGTTGGGAAATAGACCCAGCCCTTTAA
- the kdsB gene encoding 3-deoxy-manno-octulosonate cytidylyltransferase produces MSFVVIIPARYASTRLPGKPLLDINGKPMIVHVLERARESGAERIIVATDHEDVARAVEAVGGEVCMTRADHQSGTERLAEVVEKCGFSDDTVIVNVQGDEPMIPAVIIRQVAENLAQRQVGMATLAAPIHSAEEAFNPNAVKVVLDAEGYALYFSRATIPWDRDRFARSLETVGDTFLRHLGIYGYRAGFIRRYVNWQPSPLEHIEMLEQLRVLWYGEKIHVAVAKEVPGTGVDTAEDLERVRAEMR; encoded by the coding sequence ATGAGTTTTGTGGTCATTATTCCTGCGCGATATGCGTCCACACGTTTGCCGGGCAAGCCGCTGTTGGATATCAACGGCAAGCCGATGATCGTGCATGTTCTGGAGCGTGCGCGTGAATCTGGCGCTGAACGTATTATCGTTGCGACCGATCACGAAGATGTCGCTCGCGCGGTAGAAGCGGTGGGTGGCGAAGTATGCATGACTCGCGCCGATCACCAGTCCGGTACGGAGCGTCTGGCGGAAGTCGTTGAGAAATGTGGTTTTAGCGATGATACCGTTATTGTGAACGTACAGGGTGATGAGCCGATGATCCCGGCGGTCATTATTCGCCAGGTCGCAGAGAATCTGGCGCAGCGCCAGGTCGGTATGGCGACACTTGCGGCCCCGATTCACAGTGCGGAAGAGGCATTTAACCCGAATGCGGTAAAAGTCGTTCTGGACGCCGAAGGGTATGCGCTCTATTTTTCACGCGCGACCATCCCGTGGGATCGCGATCGTTTTGCCAGGAGCCTGGAAACGGTGGGTGACACCTTCCTGCGCCATCTGGGTATTTACGGCTATCGCGCCGGTTTTATCCGCCGCTATGTTAACTGGCAGCCCAGCCCGCTTGAGCATATTGAAATGCTGGAGCAGCTACGTGTGCTGTGGTACGGCGAAAAAATTCACGTTGCCGTCGCCAAAGAAGTACCCGGTACCGGCGTAGACACTGCCGAAGATCTTGAGCGCGTTCGCGCCGAAATGCGTTAG